A region from the Takifugu rubripes chromosome 22, fTakRub1.2, whole genome shotgun sequence genome encodes:
- the LOC101079625 gene encoding solute carrier family 22 member 5-like, translated as MEADDLTDFDQAISFLDNYGLFQIIIILLLSLTAAPVGFSSMTAVFVSDTPEFRCKVSLDSAENSSWVGDWVWNSRCSRDRDHANWTGDAGLSNGTEPCVDGWDFSSQTHTSTIVTEWGLVCENAWKVPFSTSLFFAGYLCGSFINGHLSDRFGRRPVLFTCLVIHGATALVQAISVSWIMFCILNWLKGVSQTYSVSIILGSELLPKSSRVTFSTIAISLGYCFGYMLLPLSAYFIRGWRMLLVISAILSFLQVPTCWVIPESPRWLLNKGRVDEAELVIRNAAKRNKVPAPEVIFRPAERCQTERKSDDKRTYNFIDLVSTTNIRNTTIFCCSIWMCITFVFYGLSLNTSNLNGNIYLNCFISAAIDSFAYVAIWVLVDRLPRPTLLSGTMMFSGATLLIMKLIPEDNTIVLQVLGLVGKIGVGGAFSIIFLFVTELMPTVVRNMGMGVGATSGFLGTMICPYILYTGVYMKILPFLIFGAACIVASLLSMLLPDTRYGKLPDLISEVKPIRCCGCTKRRTWESVVQE; from the exons ATGGAAGCTGATGACTTGACTGACTTCGATCAGGCCATCTCGTTTCTTGACAATTACGGCTTATTTCAGATAATAATCATCCTTCTGCTCAGTTTAACCGCTGCTCCGGTCGGGTTCAGCTCCATGACGGCTGTGTTCGTGTCGGACACGCCGGAATTTCGCTGCAAAGTCTCGCTCGACTCCGCCGAAAACAGCAGCTGGGTCGGAGATTGGGTCTGGAATAGCAGGTGTTCCCGGGACAGAGACCACGCAAACTGGACAGGGGACGCAGGACTCAGCAATGGCACTGAGCCTTGCGTGGACGGATGGGACTTCAGCAGCCAGACGCACACCTCTACCATCGTGACTGAG TGGGGGCTGGTGTGTGAAAATGCATGGAAGGTGCCTTTTTCCACCTCTTTGTTCTTCGCAGGTTACCTGTGTGGATCATTTATTAATGGCCACCTCTCAGACCG GTTTGGAAGAAGGCCGGTGTTGTTTACATGCTTGGTCATCCACGGAGCGACCGCCCTGGTCCAGGCCATCTCTGTCAGCTGGATCATGTTCTGTATTCTCAATTGGCTGAAAGGAGTGAGCCAGACCTATTCAGTGTCAATCATTCTGG GGTCTGAGCTCCTTCCCAAGTCCAGCAGGGTGACCTTCAGCACAATAGCCATCAGTCTGGGTTACTGTTTTGGATACATGTTGCTGCCACTCTCTGCCTACTTCATTCGAGGCTGGAGAATGCTGCTGGTCATCTCTGCCATTCTGAGCTTTTTACAAGTTCCAACATGCTG GGTGATCCCCGAGTCCCCCCGCTGGCTTTTGAATAAAGGTCGAGTTGATGAGGCTGAGCTTGTCATACGCAACGCTGCTAAAAGAAACAAAGTTCCAGCTCCCGAGGTCATATTCAGACCTGCTGAGCGCTGTCAGACG GAAAGGAAAAGTGACGACAAGAGGACATATAATTTTATTGACCTGGTGAGCACCACCAACATTAGGAATACTACGATTTTCTGCTGTTCTATCTG gatGTGCATTACCTTCGTGTTTTATGGCCTCTCCCTCAACACCAGTAACCTGAATGGAAACATCTACCTCAACTGCTTCATCTCAGCAGCCATCGACAGTTTCGCCTATGTGGCCATTTGGGTGCTGGTTGACCGATTGCCTCGACCCACTCTGCTGTCTGGCACAATGATGTTCAGCGGGGCTACGCTCCTGATCATGAAACTGATTCCTGAAG ACAATACGATCGTGTTGCAAGTGCTCGGCTTGGTGGGGAAGATTGGTGTTGGTGGCGCCTTTTCCATCATCTTTCTGTTTGTCACTGAGCTGATGCCCACTGTGGTCAGGAACATGGGCATGGGTGTCGGCGCTACCAGTGGATTCCTCGGCACAATGATCTGTCCATACATTCTCTATACGG GTGTGTACATGAAGATTTTGCCATTTCTTATTTTTGGTGCAGCTTGCATAGTGGCTTCGCTTCTCAGTATGTTGCTGCCAGACACAAGATACGGCAAACTTCCTGACCTTATCAGCGAGGTCAAACCCATCAGATG CTGTGGTTGTACAAAGAGAAGAACTTGGGAGAGTGTGGTACAAGAGTAG
- the LOC101079857 gene encoding solute carrier family 22 member 5-like — MKNKWHLVCGDAWKVPFSTSVFFFGVLIGSLICGDLSDSLTTAGRKDLRYLSFTQRGWSSRSLKELPSAERFGRKPVFFFTIALQGVIALVQASSVNWLMFCILNCLRGLGQISSYASALALGSEMLTRSTRVTFTMLGQTLGCGIGYALLPLFAYFIRGWRMLLVASAIPCFLFIPAWWMIPESPRWLLHHGRVDEAERIIRNAAKRNKVPVPEVIFADWDCLELMQNKVDKKEDKRNYSYMDLLRTPNLRNITIIGIFLWITLSMTYYGLSLSSSNLNGNIYLNCFFSAAIDIMTYVFTWLLVERLPRPTLIFCTMMFSGVILLTLNLIPEENSVILQVLALVGKIGITCGFCSIFIFLSELMPTVVRSKGLGITSSAGRTGAIISPYIIYLGVYSRILPFIIFGVISIMAAVLSILLPDTRNKKLTDLISEVKPIRGFGCFRDRVAGNPEGQLDTKKT; from the exons ATGAAAAATAAG TGGCATCTAGTGTGTGGGGACGCATGGAAAGTCCccttttccacatctgtgttCTTTTTCGGTGTCCTGATTGGATCTTTAATCTGTGGGGATCTCTCAGACAG TCTGACaacagccggcaggaaagatctgcgatacctctccttcacacagcgagggtggagcagccgctcactgaaggagctgcccagtgctgaaag GTTTGGAAGAAAGCCCGTTTTCTTTTTCACCATAGCCCTACAAGGCGTAATTGCACTGGTCCAGGCCAGTTCTGTCAACTGGCTCATGTTCTGCATCCTAAACTGCCTCAGAGGACTTGGGCAAATATCCAGTTACGCCTCAGCACTTGCACTGG GGTCCGAGATGCTGACTAGGTCCACCAGGGTGACCTTTACCATGTTGGGCCAAACTCTTGGCTGTGGCATAGGTTATGCCCTGTTGCCTCTCTTTGCGTATTTCATACGTGGTTGGAGAATGCTGCTGGTTGCGTCTGCCATCCcatgctttttatttattccagcATGGTG GATGATTCCCGAGTCCCCCCGTTGGCTTTTGCATCATGGTCGAGTAGATGAGGCCGAGCGTATTATACGCAACGCCGCCAAAAGGAACAAGGTTCCTGTTCCTGAGGTCATATTTGCAGATTGGGACTGTTTGGAGCTCATG CAAAACAAAGTAGACAAGAAAGAAGACAAGAGGAACTACAGTTACATGGACTTGTTACGCACCCCTAATTTGAGGAATATCACAAtcattggcatttttctttg GATCACCCTCTCCATGACCTATTACGGCCTCTCTCTTAGCAGCAGTAACCTAAATGGAAACATCTACCTTAACTGCTTCTTCTCAGCAGCCATCGACATCATGACATATGTGTTCACTTGGCTGCTGGTAGAGCGTTTGCCCCGACCCACTCTCATCTTCTGCACAATGATGTTCAGTGGAGTCATCCTCCTGACCCTTAATCTGATTCCCGAAG AAAATTCAGTCATTTTGCAAGTGCTCGCCCTGGTTGGAAAGATTGGCATCAcctgtggtttctgctccatctttatttttttgtctgagCTGATGCCCACTGTGGTCAGGAGCAAGGGCTTGGGCATCACATCTTCCGCTGGACGAACAGGCGCCATTATTTCTCCATACATTATTTACCTTG GTGTGTACAGTAGGATTTTgccatttattatttttggaGTAATCAGCATCATGGCTGCGGTTCTCAGTATCTTGCTGCCAGATACACGAAACAAAAAACTCACGGATCTCATCAGCGAGGTCAAACCCATCAGAGG CTTTGGCTGTTTTAGGGATCGAGTCGCAGGGAACCCTGAAGGACAACTAGACACTAAAAAAACATAA
- the LOC101080084 gene encoding hepatocyte nuclear factor 6-like isoform X2 — MELTIENLHSVSSHSQAGDLMNSPHARPPPSPSSTPRDLVSHVPCSRSAMVSGMASLLEGPGGDYRTDPSALSGHLHPSISMCENGMSLSNTYTALTPLQHLPPISNVSDKFHHHHSHHHAAAHQRLSAGNVSGSFTLMRDDHRGLASMSNLYGHYPKEMSVSGMGHGSLSPLSSGLGSLHNSQQPLSAYGPSAHLSNDSKMLSPVSGFESHASMLSRSDQEHLARSLGGHSHGMISNLNGMHHHPHSHLHSQANGAVMLAERERHGHGGGQGVAGSGIQAEEINTKEVAQRITAELKRYSIPQAIFAQRILSRSQGTLSDLLRNPKPWSKLKSGRETFRRMWRWLQEPEFQRMSALRLAVARPGRERARLTGHKARSHHSVQASTSSSTVRM; from the coding sequence ATGGAGCTCACCATAGAGAATCTCCACAGCGTCTCGTCGCACTCCCAGGCGGGAGACCTCATGAACTCTCCGCACGCACGGCCGCCGCCATCCCCCAGCTCTACTCCGCGGGATCTGGTCTCACACGTTCCGTGCTCGCGATCAGCGATGGTGTCCGGCATGGCTTCTCTCCTGGAGGGCCCCGGCGGGGACTATAGAACAGACCCGTCCGCGCTCTCTGGACACCTACACCCGTCCATCAGCATGTGCGAGAACGGCATGAGTCTTAGCAACACGTACACCGCCCTGACCCCCCTCCAGCATCTACCTCCGATATCCAACGTCTCGGATAAGTTTCACCACCATCACTCGCACCACCATGCCGCCGCACATCAACGACTCTCCGCCGGGAACGTCAGTGGCAGCTTCACGCTGATGCGGGACGATCACCGGGGGCTCGCCAGCATGAGCAACCTTTACGGACACTACCCCAAAGAAATGTCGGTGTCCGGAATGGGCCACGGATCGCTGTCCCCTTTGTCCAGCGGACTAGGCTCTTTGCACAACTCCCAGCAGCCGCTCTCAGCCTACGGTCCAAGCGCGCACCTCTCCAACGACAGTAAAATGCTCTCGCCGGTGTCCGGGTTCGAGTCCCATGCCAGCATGCTGTCCCGAAGCGACCAGGAGCACCTCGCCAGGAGTTTAGGGGGCCACAGCCACGGAATGATCTCCAATCTCAACGGCATGCACCACCACCCGCACAGTCACCTGCACTCCCAGGCGAACGGCGCAGTAATGCTGGCGGAGCGGGAGAGGCACGGCCACGGAGGCGGGCAGGGAGTAGCGGGTTCAGGCATTCAAGCAGAAGAAATCAACACAAAAGAGGTGGCTCAGCGAATAACGGCCGAGTTAAAGAGGTACTCCATTCCACAGGCCATATTCGCCCAGAGAATCCTGAGCCGCTCACAGGGAACACTTTCAGACCTGCTCCGGAACCCCAAACCCTGGAGTAAGCTCAAGTCAGGCCGGGAGACCTTCAGGAGAATGTGGAGGTGGCTGCAGGAGCCCGAGTTCCAACGAATGTCTGCTCTGCGGCTGGCTG